Part of the Robbsia sp. KACC 23696 genome, GCCTGGGCTTGCCCATCTGCCGCAGCATCGTCGAAGCCCATCACGGCACGATCAAAGCCGCAAAAGCGCCGCAGGGCGGCCTCTGGATAGCGATCGACCTGCCACTCGCCCCGCACCTCAAGGAAGCACCGTGAGCGACACGTCCCCCGATATCGATATCCTGGTCGTCGAAGACGAACCCAAGCTCGCCCTGGTCATCGTCGATTTCCTGCGCGCCGCCGGCTATTCGACGCAATGGCTTGCAAACGGCCTCGACGTCGCGCCGAGCGTGGCGGCGCAGATGCCGCGCTTGATTATCCTGGATCTGATGCTGCCGGGACGCGACGGCCGCGATATCTGTCGCGATATCCGCGCCTACTCCGATGTGCCCATCATCATGGTGACCGCGCAAGCCGAGGAAGTGGATCGTCTGCTCGGCCTCGAAATCGGCGCCGACGACTACGTCTGCAAGCCGTTTAGCCCGCTGGAACTGGTTGCCCGCGTCAAAGCGATCCTGCGCCGCGTGCCGATCGAATCGCATCCGGACACCGGCCCC contains:
- a CDS encoding response regulator encodes the protein MSDTSPDIDILVVEDEPKLALVIVDFLRAAGYSTQWLANGLDVAPSVAAQMPRLIILDLMLPGRDGRDICRDIRAYSDVPIIMVTAQAEEVDRLLGLEIGADDYVCKPFSPLELVARVKAILRRVPIESHPDTGPLQLDEASLSATYKGVTIEFTAIEFRLLKTLASKPARVFSRNALMQQLYTDGRLVEARTVDSHVKKIRRKFEAAAPSEEVVQSVYAAGFRLIL